In Chelonia mydas isolate rCheMyd1 chromosome 28, rCheMyd1.pri.v2, whole genome shotgun sequence, a single window of DNA contains:
- the ENO3 gene encoding beta-enolase yields the protein MSIQKIYAREILDSRGNPTVEVDLHTAKGRFRAAVPSGASTGIYEALELRDGDKSRYLGKGVLKAVENINKIIVPALLEKKLSVVEQEKIDKLMIDLDGTENKSKFGANAILGVSLAVCKAGAAEKGVPLYRHIADLAGNAELILPVPAFNVINGGSHAGNKLAMQEFMILPVGAASFKEAMRIGAEVYHNLKSVIKAKYGKDATNVGDEGGFAPNILENNEALELLKSAIEKAGYPDKVVIGMDVAASEFFRGGKYDLDFKSPDDPARHISGEKLGELYQSFIKNYPVVSIEDPFDQDDWETWRRFLTQVPIQIVGDDLTVTNPKRIQKAVELKACNCLLLKVNQIGSVTESIQACKLAQSNGWGVMVSHRSGETEDTFIADLVVGLCTGQIKTGAPCRSERLAKYNQLMRIEEALGNKAHFAGRKFRNPRAK from the exons ATGTCCATCCAGAAGATCTACGCCCGTGAGATCCTGGACTCCCGTGGGAACCCCACGGTTGAGGTGGATCTGCACACGGCCAAGG GTCGTTTCCGGGCCGCTGTCCCCAGCGGCGCCTCCACCGGCATCTACGAGGCTCTGGAGCTGCGGGACGGGGACAAGTCCCGATACCTGGGCAAAG gGGTGCTGAAGGCTGTTGAAAATATCAACAAAATCATTGTGCCGGCCCTCCTGGAGAAG AAACTCAGTGTTGTGGAGCAGGAGAAAATCGACAAACTCATGATCGACCTGGATGGGACAGAGAACAAAT CCAAGTTTGGGGCCAATGCCATCCTGGGGGTATCTCTGGCGGTCTGTAAGGCTGGGGCCGCGGAAAAGGGGGTGCCCCTCTACCGCCACATCGCCGACCTGGCTGGCAACGCTGAGCTCATCCTGCCTGTCCCG GCGTTCAATGTGATCAACGGGGGCTCCCACGCGGGGAACAAGCTGGCCATGCAGGAGTTCATGATCCTGCCGGTGGGGGCCGCCAGTTTCAAGGAGGCCATGCGCATCGGGGCCGAGGTCTACCACAACCTGAAGTCCGTCATCAAGGCCAAGTACGGCAAGGACGCCACCAACGTGGGGGACGAGGGCGGCTTCGCTCCCAACATCCTGGAGAACAACGAAG CGCTGGAGCTGCTGAAGTCGGCCATCGAGAAGGCCGGGTACCCCGACAAGGTGGTGATCGGGATGGACGTCGCCGCCTCCGAGTTCTTCCGCGGCGGGAAGTACGACCTGGACTTCAAATCCCCCGACGACCCCGCCCGCCACATCAGCGGGGAGAAGCTGGGCGAGCTGTACCAGAGCTTCATCAAGAATTACCCCG TGGTCTCCATCGAGGACCCCTTCGACCAGGACGACTGGGAGACCTGGCGGAGGTTCCTGACCCAGGTGCCCATCCAGATCGTGGGGGACGACCTGACGGTGACGAACCCCAAGCGCATCCAGAAGGCCGTGGAGCTCAAGGCCTGCAACTGTCTCCTGCTCAAAGTCAACCAGATCGGCTCCGTCACCGAGTCCATCCAGGC GTGCAAGCTGGCCCAGAGCAACGGCTGGGGGGTGATGGTCAGCCACCGCTCCGGGGAGACCGAAGACACCTTCATCGCGGACCTGGTggtggggctctgcacagggcaG atcAAGACTGGAGCCCCCTGCCGATCCGAGCGCCTGGCTAAATACAATCAGCTGATGAG GATCGAGGAAGCCCTGGGCAACAAAGCTCACTTTGCGGGACGCAAGTTCAGGAACCCTCGGGCCAAGTGA
- the SPAG7 gene encoding sperm-associated antigen 7 → MAELDLLGSILSAMERPPGLGDQETRRRAREQAARLKKLQEQEKRQKVEFRKRMEKDVSDFIQDTAQTKKKFQPMNKLERSILHDVVEVAGLTSFSFGDDEESRYVMIFKKEFAPSDEELEAYRCGEEWDPQRAEEKRRLKERAQREAEQEALRGPAVVNPNTDYKDKYSHLIGKEAAKDAAHTMQANKAYGCVPVANKRDTRSIEEAMNEIRAKKRLRQSEDEGPGGAATS, encoded by the exons ATggcggagctggacctgctgggcTCCATCCTCAGCGCCATGGAGCGGCCGCCCGGGCTCGGCGACCAGGAGACGCGGCGCCGCGCGCGAG AACAAGCCGCCCGGCTGAAGAAGCTGCAGGAGCAGGAGAAGCGGCAGAAGGTGGAGTTCAGGAAGAGG ATGGAGAAGGACGTGTCTGACTTCATCCAGGACACCGCGCAGACCAAAAAGAAATTCCAGCCCATGAACAAGCTTGAGCGCAGCATCCT GCATGACGTGGTGGAAGTGGCCGGCCTGACGTCCTTCTCCTTCGGTGACGACGAGGAGAGTCGTTACGTCATGATCTTCAAAAAG gagtTCGCCCCGTCGGACGAGGAGCTGGAGGCCTATCGCTGTGGGGAGGAATGGGACCCACAGCGGGCCGAGGAGAAACGCCGCCTCAAG gagcgGGCTCAAAGGGAGGCGGAGCAGGAGGCGCTGAGGGGCCCCGCCGTGGTGAACCCCAACACCGACTACAAGGACAAATACAGTCACCTCATCGGCAAGGAGGCCGCCAAGGACGCCGCCCACACCATGCAGGCCAACAAGGCCTACGGCTGCG TTCCCGTGGCCAACAAGCGGGACACGCGCTCCATCGAGGAGGCCATGAACGAGATCCGGGCGAAGAAGCGGCTGCGGCAGAGCGAGGACGAGGGGCCGGGCGGGGCTGCGACCTCCTag